The Ramlibacter pinisoli genome segment TCACCTCGCGCTTGAATGCCGGCGTCTGCACGTTCGCCAGGTTGATCGCGACCTGGTCGAGGCGGGCCATGTCGGCTTGCAGGCCCTGGAGCGTGAGTTGGAGGATGGGCGCCACGGTGTGACTCCGGTCACGTGGCGGCGACCGTGCCGAACGCCTTCAGCTCCACGGCCTGCGGGACTTCGACCATGGACAGCACGCGCAGGTGCGGCACGCCGCGCTCGGACAGCGAGCGCAGGTGACGCCGCAATTCCGGCGCGCACAGCAGGACCGGCAACAGATTGCTCTGCATCATCCGGTTCGCCTGCTGGCCCAGGTTGGCCAGGAACCGCTCGAGGAGCCGCGGCTCCAGCGCGGGCGCGGCGCCGAGATCGGCGGCCGTGACCGATTGCAGCAGGCGGCTTTCCAGTGCTGGATCGATGGTCAGGACGTGCAGCGCTCCGGTGTTGCCCGTCAGGCCCTGGCAGATGGCCGCGGCCAGCCGTTGCCGCACGACTTCGGTCAGGCGGGCTGGATCCTTGGTCGCTCGGCCGGCATCGGCCAACGTCTCGAGGATGGCTTCGACGTGGCGGATCGAGACCTTCTCGCGCAGCAGGTTCTGCAAGATCTTCTGCACGTCGCCCAGCGACAGGACCGTGGGGATGCACTCCTCCACCAGCGAGGGATTCGCCTGCCGGACCCGGGCCACGATGCGATCGGTCTCGCTGCGGGTCAGGAGCAGGGCCGACTCGCGCCGCAGCACCTCCGTAAGCTGGGTGAGGAACACCGACTCGGCGTCGACCAGCGTGTAGCGCGCGTCCGATGCCGCGCCGCGCTGCGACGGCTCGATCCACAGGGCCGGCAGGCCGTAGGTGGGATCACGGGTCGGCTCGCCCGCCACCGAGCGCTGGTCGCCGCCAGGGTGAATGGCGAGCAGGCGGTCCTGCCGGGCCTGGCCGCGCGCCGCCAAGGCACCGTCGAGGTGGATCTCGTAGGCATCTGGCGCGAGGCCGGGCTCGGCCCGGAACCGCACCCGCGGCAGGACGAAGCCGCTGTCGCGGGCGTGCTGCTGGCGGAACGCGCCGATGCGGGCCTGGAACAGGCTGCCGTCGCCGGCCACCGCGGCGGCCCAGCGCGCCCCCACCCGCACCTCGATCGGCTCGATGGCCAGGTCGGCATCAGTCGCATCGGATGCCATCGAGTGATCCGCTCCGCTGTCGACGGCGGCAGCGGCCGGCGTCGCGCGCAGTCGCGCCGCGGCCCAGGCGACTCCGACTGCTGCCATGGCCAGGGCCAGCGCCGGCCAGGCCGGGATGCCGGGCAAGAGGAGCAGGCCACCGAGGGCGGCCGCCACCAGCAGCTGCGCCTTGGGAAAGGCCGTGATCTGCCGCAAAGCTTCGCGCCCCAGGTTGCCGTCGTTGGCCGAGCGCGTGACGATGATGCCGGTGCCCACCGCGATGACCAGCGCCGGCACCTGGGTGACGATGCCGTCGCCGACCGTCAGCAGGGTGTAGGTCTGCAGCGCCTGCGCCCAGGGCAGCTGGTGCTGCATCACCCCGATCACCAGGCCGCCGACGATGTTGATCAAAAGAATGACGATGCCGGCGACGGCGTCGCCCTTGACGAACTTCGAGGCGCCGTCCATGGCGCCATAGAAGCCGGCCTCGCGTTCCAGCCCGCGCCGACGGCGCTGTGCCTCGGACTGGTCGATGAAGCCCATGTTCAGGTCGGCATCGATGCTCATTTGCTGGCCCGGCATGCTGTCCAGCGCGAACCGGGCCGCCACTTCGGAGACGCGCTGGGCCCCGTTCGTAACGACGACAAACTGGACCACCACCAGAATGAAAAAAACCACCAGTCCGACGATGGCGTAGCCGCCCACGACGTAGGAGCCGATGGCGGCAATCACCCGCCCGGCATCTGCGTCGGCCAGGATCAGGCGCGTGGCGGCGACGTTCAGCGCCAGCCGGAACAGCGTGGCCACAAGCAGCAAGGAAGGGAACGTGGAGAACTCGACCGGCCGCGACACGACGAACGTGAGCAGGAGCACCAGCAGGGCGAAGCTGAAGTTCGCCAGCACCAGGAAGTCGAGCAGCGGGCTGGGGATGGGGATGAACAGCACCAGCAGCACGCCGAGCACGGCGAGCACGATGGCCACGTCGGCGTGGCGGGCCAAGCGGTCCTGAATGCCGCTCATCCGGCCGCCCCCTGACCCTGCGCGCGGCGCTGGCGCATGGCGAAGACCCACACGATGATGCGCGCCACTTCGGCATGGAACGCAGGCGGCAGCACCTGGTCGATGTCGACGGCCCCGAACAGGCGACGGGCGAGCGCCGGGCTGGGGACCACCACGACGGCGTGGCGGCGCGCGATCTCGCGCATGGCGGCCGCGAGCTGGCCCGCCCCCTTGGCCACCACCTGCGGCGCGTCCATCTGCCCGTGCACGTAGCGCAAGGCGACGGCGACGTGCGTGGGATTGGTCAGCACGACGTCGGCGGAGCGGGTATTGCGCAGCGCCTTGCTGCGCTTGAGAAGCTGGACGCGCAACTCGCGCAGCCGAGCGCGCACGCGCGGGTCGCCTTCGCGCTGCCGGTGTTCGTCCTTCAGTTCCCGGCGGCTCATGCGCATGCGGGCGCCGTACTCGCGCCGGGTCCAGAGCAGGTCGATGGCAGCGATGACGGCCAGCACCACGGCCATGCGGAACCCCAGCGCCGTGGTCTCGTCGATGAAGGCCAGCACCATGGCCGGCGGCGGCAGGTCAGCCAGCGCCGGCGACCGCGGCAGCAGCGCCTGGAGCGCAAGTCCAGCCGCCACCACCAGCACGACCAGCTTGAGCACGGCCCGCGCCGCGTCGAACGAGGTGCGGCCGGAGAACAGCCGCCGCAAGCCCGTTGCCGGATGGATGCGGCTCAGGTCCGGCTTGAGCGGATCGAATGACAGCAGCACGCCGGTCTGCGCCAGCGAGGCCAGGATGGCCGCTCCCATGACGGTGAGCAGCAAGGGGCCGAGGATGGACAGCACCTCCCATCCCAGCGCACCGACCTGAGCCGAGACCCAGGCGGCATCGATGGCCGGCACGGCCGCCGCCGCCAGGGCGCCGCGGACCAGGTCGAGGAACGACGCCACCATGGCGGCGCCGTGCCAGGAAGCAACAGCCATCGCCGCCGCGAAGCCGGCGACCGCCACCACGTCGGGGCTGCGCGGCGCCTTGCCTTGGTCGCGCGCCTTCTGCAGCTTGAACGGCGTGGCCGCTTCGTTGCGGTCAAGGTCCTGCTCGGCCATCAGCGGCCTCCCGGCGCCGGGGCCTGCAGCACCGCCGACCAGCCGCGCCACCAGGCCGAGTGCAACCGGCCGGCGGCCGTTCCCATGACCGCCGCCCACAGCGACAGGGCCAGCAGCCCGACCACGATCTTCACTGGAATGCCCAGCGCCAGCATGTTCAATTGCGGCAGGTTGCGGGCGATGACTCCGAGGGCGAAGTCGACCAGGAACAGGCACAGGACCACCGGCGCGGCCAAGGCGAACCCGAGGGCGAACAGCGCCGAGGCCTGCTGGACGATGGAAGCGGCCGCGCCCTGGCCGGGCCAGGCCCGGCCGATCGGGAAGCGCTCGAGGCTGAAGGCGATGCCGCGCAGCACGGCGTGGTGTCCGTCGGCCAGGATGAACAGCAACACGCCCACGAGGCCGATGACCGACGTGAGGATGGGCACCTGGCTGCGGGTGAGCGGGTCGAACACCTGGGCCACCCCGAAGCCGATCTGGACGTCGAGGAGTCGCCCGGCCACCGCGAAGCCAGCGAACGCCAGCAGGATTCCCAGCCCCAGCGTGGCGCCCAGCGCGGCTTCGCCCAGCAGGGCCACCAGCAACTCGCCGAGCGAATGCGGCTGCCAGGCACTACTGGCCGCCAGCGGCAGCGCCAGGGCGGCGGCCAGCCCGAGCACGATGGCCAGGCGCACCGGCCCGGGCACGGGAATGGCCTGCAGCAGCGGCGTCATGAGCAGGGTGGCCCCCAGCCGCGTCGCCATCAGCAGCGTCGTGGACAGCCAGGTCGTGCCGAACATGGTGGCGAAGTCCCCCATGGCCTAGAGCAGCGAGGGGATGCGCGACCAGAGCTGGACGTGGTACTGGCAGAGCAAGCGGAGCATCCAAGGCCCGAAGGCCACCAGCGCGACACCTGCTGCCACCAGTTTCGGCACGGCGCTCAGCGACATGTCCTGGACCTGCGTCACGACTTGCAGCAGGCCGATCCCCAGCCCCACCAGCATGGTGATCCCCAGGATCGGCAGGCTCGCGAGCAGCCCGGTCCAGAGCAGATCCGCCGTCACCTTCAGCACCCAATCACCCGTCATCCCGTCCTCCCTGCGTTTGTCGCAAAGGTAGTGCGGGTGGGGCGCAGGGGCATCCTCGGATTGCGGGATCAGCGAGGGTGACGAAGCCCGGTGCCCTGCAATTGGAGGACAAGTTCTCTCGTGACGGCTTGGGGCGCCTCTCGCGGCGGCCGCTTCATCAGATCCGCCTTCGTGCGCGCCTGGCCAGCTCAGGCCGCGGATCCTGACACTCCGCCAAGCGCGTGTTGCTACCTAGTTCGCCAGACCGAGCGCAAACTGATTCCGCGTGGACGCCAGCCGCGTTTTCGACGTCATCGTCACCCAGCGCCGGTCATTGACCCGCTGCGGCCCGACCACCTAGTCCGTGCGCCTGGCCCATTCGACAAACTCAGGCTCATAGCCCTTGGCCCGCAGCCACTCTGCGAGCGCATAGCCGGTTCCGGCCGGCCAGCACTTCACCTTGTCGTGGTCATAGAGACGATAGTCGACCAGTTCCGGGGACAACCTCACCTCCCCTTGGGCCTGCACACCGTAGGCGATGATCACCTGGTTCATCCTCAGGAACTCGTAGGCGCCGATCAGCGACAGCGACGTCACGTCGAGATTCGTCTCTTCCTTCACCTCACGCGCAATGCCGGCCTGCGGCGACTCGCCTGCTTCCATGAAGCCGGTGATCAATGCATACATCGACTTGTTGGGCCACGCAGCATTGCGTGCCAGCAGAATCTTGCCTTGGTACTCGATCACGGCAGCGAGCACCGGCGTCGGGTTGTTCCAATGGGTCCAGCCGCAGGCAGGGCAGCGCAGACGCTCCTTGGCGCCGCCATCTTCGTCGGCCACGACCAGTTGCAGTGGCGTGGCGCACGCCGGGCAGAACTTGTAGGCCCCGCTCACGCCGGGAACACCCCGGTGGACAGGTAACGGTCTCCCCGGTCGCAAACGACAAACACGATCGTCGCGTCCCGCACCTGCGCCGCGACCTGCTGCGCCACCCAGCAAGCGCCGGCAGACGAGATGCCCGCGAAGATGCCTTCCTCGCGCGCGAGACGCCTGCACATCTCCTCGGCGTCGTCCTGGCTCACGTAGACCAGTTCATCGACGTCCGACGGATCGTAGATCTTGGGCAGGTACTCCTGCGGCCACTTGCGGATACCGGGAATGCGCGAGCCTTCATTCGGCTGCGCGCCCACGATGCGCACCTGCGGATTGTTTTCCTTCAGGTAGCGCGATACACCGGTGATCGTGCCCGTGGTGCCCATGGCACTGACGAAGTGCGTGATGCGACCCGACGTCTGCTCCCACAACTCCGGGCCGGTCGTCTCATAGTGGATGCGTGGGTTGTCCGGGTTGGCGAACTGGTCGAGCACCCTGCCCTTGCCTTCGCGCTGCATATTCTCGGCCAGGTCGCGGGCGTACTCCATGCCACCGCTCTTGGGCGTCAGGACCAACTCGGCACCGAATGCCTTCATGGTTTGCGCCCGCTCGATCGACAGGTCTTCCGGCATGATCAGCACCATGCGGTAGCCCTTGATGGCTGCCGCCATTGCCAGTGCAATG includes the following:
- the cysM gene encoding cysteine synthase CysM, with protein sequence MELVTYPTIEDAVGRTPLVALQRIGAAENKSRGNVILGKLEGNNPAGSVKDRPALSMIRRAEERGEIKPGDTLIEATSGNTGIALAMAAAIKGYRMVLIMPEDLSIERAQTMKAFGAELVLTPKSGGMEYARDLAENMQREGKGRVLDQFANPDNPRIHYETTGPELWEQTSGRITHFVSAMGTTGTITGVSRYLKENNPQVRIVGAQPNEGSRIPGIRKWPQEYLPKIYDPSDVDELVYVSQDDAEEMCRRLAREEGIFAGISSAGACWVAQQVAAQVRDATIVFVVCDRGDRYLSTGVFPA
- a CDS encoding flagellar biosynthetic protein FliQ translates to MTGDWVLKVTADLLWTGLLASLPILGITMLVGLGIGLLQVVTQVQDMSLSAVPKLVAAGVALVAFGPWMLRLLCQYHVQLWSRIPSLL
- a CDS encoding flagellar biosynthesis protein FlhA — translated: MSGIQDRLARHADVAIVLAVLGVLLVLFIPIPSPLLDFLVLANFSFALLVLLLTFVVSRPVEFSTFPSLLLVATLFRLALNVAATRLILADADAGRVIAAIGSYVVGGYAIVGLVVFFILVVVQFVVVTNGAQRVSEVAARFALDSMPGQQMSIDADLNMGFIDQSEAQRRRRGLEREAGFYGAMDGASKFVKGDAVAGIVILLINIVGGLVIGVMQHQLPWAQALQTYTLLTVGDGIVTQVPALVIAVGTGIIVTRSANDGNLGREALRQITAFPKAQLLVAAALGGLLLLPGIPAWPALALAMAAVGVAWAAARLRATPAAAAVDSGADHSMASDATDADLAIEPIEVRVGARWAAAVAGDGSLFQARIGAFRQQHARDSGFVLPRVRFRAEPGLAPDAYEIHLDGALAARGQARQDRLLAIHPGGDQRSVAGEPTRDPTYGLPALWIEPSQRGAASDARYTLVDAESVFLTQLTEVLRRESALLLTRSETDRIVARVRQANPSLVEECIPTVLSLGDVQKILQNLLREKVSIRHVEAILETLADAGRATKDPARLTEVVRQRLAAAICQGLTGNTGALHVLTIDPALESRLLQSVTAADLGAAPALEPRLLERFLANLGQQANRMMQSNLLPVLLCAPELRRHLRSLSERGVPHLRVLSMVEVPQAVELKAFGTVAAT
- the fliR gene encoding flagellar biosynthetic protein FliR, encoding MGDFATMFGTTWLSTTLLMATRLGATLLMTPLLQAIPVPGPVRLAIVLGLAAALALPLAASSAWQPHSLGELLVALLGEAALGATLGLGILLAFAGFAVAGRLLDVQIGFGVAQVFDPLTRSQVPILTSVIGLVGVLLFILADGHHAVLRGIAFSLERFPIGRAWPGQGAAASIVQQASALFALGFALAAPVVLCLFLVDFALGVIARNLPQLNMLALGIPVKIVVGLLALSLWAAVMGTAAGRLHSAWWRGWSAVLQAPAPGGR
- a CDS encoding EscU/YscU/HrcU family type III secretion system export apparatus switch protein — its product is MAEQDLDRNEAATPFKLQKARDQGKAPRSPDVVAVAGFAAAMAVASWHGAAMVASFLDLVRGALAAAAVPAIDAAWVSAQVGALGWEVLSILGPLLLTVMGAAILASLAQTGVLLSFDPLKPDLSRIHPATGLRRLFSGRTSFDAARAVLKLVVLVVAAGLALQALLPRSPALADLPPPAMVLAFIDETTALGFRMAVVLAVIAAIDLLWTRREYGARMRMSRRELKDEHRQREGDPRVRARLRELRVQLLKRSKALRNTRSADVVLTNPTHVAVALRYVHGQMDAPQVVAKGAGQLAAAMREIARRHAVVVVPSPALARRLFGAVDIDQVLPPAFHAEVARIIVWVFAMRQRRAQGQGAAG
- a CDS encoding NUDIX domain-containing protein, with the protein product MSGAYKFCPACATPLQLVVADEDGGAKERLRCPACGWTHWNNPTPVLAAVIEYQGKILLARNAAWPNKSMYALITGFMEAGESPQAGIAREVKEETNLDVTSLSLIGAYEFLRMNQVIIAYGVQAQGEVRLSPELVDYRLYDHDKVKCWPAGTGYALAEWLRAKGYEPEFVEWARRTD